One region of Xylanimonas ulmi genomic DNA includes:
- a CDS encoding helix-turn-helix domain-containing protein — protein sequence MSLGGRVARYAALADPIRLRIVDLLTLGDVAPVELRRELGVASNLLAHHIAVLERAGFVTRTRSEADRRRAYLHLAPGALDGLLPTPSFAARRVVFVCTGNSARSQLAEALWAQASAVPGASAGTHPAQRVDPGAVAAAERHGLALRAHTPRALPDVVEADDVIVTVCDSAHEELGANGHVHWSVPDPVATGTPAAFDTAYDDLAARVSALATRVTAT from the coding sequence ATGAGCCTCGGGGGGCGTGTGGCCCGCTACGCGGCGCTGGCCGACCCGATCCGGCTGCGGATCGTCGACCTGCTCACGCTGGGCGACGTCGCCCCCGTCGAGCTGCGGCGCGAGCTCGGCGTCGCCTCGAACCTCCTCGCCCACCACATCGCGGTGTTGGAGCGCGCGGGCTTCGTGACGCGCACCCGCTCCGAGGCCGACCGGCGTCGCGCCTATCTCCACTTGGCCCCCGGAGCCCTCGACGGGCTGCTCCCGACTCCGTCGTTCGCCGCCCGCCGCGTCGTGTTCGTCTGCACCGGCAACTCGGCCCGCTCCCAGCTCGCCGAAGCCCTGTGGGCGCAGGCCTCTGCCGTGCCCGGCGCCTCGGCGGGCACGCACCCTGCGCAGCGGGTGGATCCCGGCGCCGTCGCCGCCGCCGAGCGCCATGGTTTGGCCCTGCGCGCCCACACCCCGCGCGCGTTACCCGACGTCGTCGAGGCGGACGACGTGATCGTCACCGTCTGCGACTCCGCGCATGAGGAGTTGGGCGCCAACGGCCACGTCCACTGGTCTGTCCCCGACCCGGTCGCCACCGGGACGCCGGCCGCGTTCGACACCGCCTATGACGACCTGGCGGCACGCGTGAGCGCGCTCGCCACGCGCGTCACCGCCACCTGA
- a CDS encoding FAD-dependent oxidoreductase — MKIVVVGSVAAGTSVAAKARRNTETAQITVYERGDEISYSGCGLPYYVGGDVEQIRALTPRSPAWFKARYDVDIRTGHEVVSVDARARRVTVKDLAGGETFQDTYDELVLATGVAPVVPPIPGVGLPGVFTVRTPSDAAAIRGWIEERKVTRAVVVGAGYIGLEMAEQLAHRGLAVTVVEALDHAMARMDADMSARVDAELRKHDVDLRLATRVTAINGAPRAVTGVTVAGPDGEASVEAGLVIAAVGVRPNVDLALQAGARVGQTGAVAVDRVGRTSVDHVWAVGDVAESFHLITGRPTWVPLGSTANKTGRVAGDAITGGRLEHRGILGTSIVRVFDLAVAQTGLTQTQAEAAGYDVEVLHNIKPDRPEYLGGKSMVIKAVADRATGRLLGAQAIGPSGVDKRIDVLATAITFGADVADLFHLDLAYSPTYATTKDPVHYTGMALDGAIHGHAPLMTPADLAARRAAGERIQVVDVRSAKDRAKSRVADSVHIPLDQLRERSGELDPALVTVTYCNKGVTGNAGQNVLRNLGFERVYNLSGGNQNWQAYTNA, encoded by the coding sequence TTGAAGATCGTCGTTGTCGGCTCCGTCGCGGCCGGCACGTCTGTGGCCGCCAAGGCGCGCCGGAACACCGAGACCGCGCAGATCACCGTCTACGAGCGCGGCGACGAGATCTCCTACTCCGGCTGCGGGCTGCCGTACTACGTGGGCGGCGACGTCGAGCAGATCAGAGCGCTGACGCCCCGTAGTCCGGCCTGGTTCAAGGCGCGCTACGACGTCGACATCCGCACCGGCCACGAGGTCGTCTCGGTCGACGCCCGCGCCCGTCGCGTGACCGTCAAGGACCTGGCCGGCGGCGAGACGTTCCAGGACACCTACGACGAACTGGTGCTCGCCACCGGCGTCGCCCCGGTCGTCCCGCCGATCCCGGGCGTGGGCCTGCCCGGGGTGTTCACGGTGCGCACACCGTCCGACGCCGCGGCGATCCGCGGTTGGATCGAGGAGCGCAAGGTCACCAGGGCCGTCGTCGTCGGGGCGGGGTACATCGGCCTGGAGATGGCCGAACAGCTCGCCCACCGCGGCCTGGCCGTCACGGTGGTCGAGGCGCTCGACCACGCCATGGCCCGCATGGACGCCGACATGTCCGCCCGCGTCGACGCCGAGCTGCGCAAGCACGACGTCGACCTGCGCCTGGCCACCCGAGTGACCGCCATCAACGGCGCGCCCCGCGCCGTCACCGGCGTCACCGTCGCGGGCCCGGACGGCGAGGCCTCGGTCGAGGCCGGACTCGTCATCGCCGCGGTCGGTGTGCGCCCGAACGTCGACCTGGCCCTCCAGGCGGGCGCGCGCGTCGGGCAGACCGGAGCGGTCGCCGTCGACCGCGTCGGGCGGACGTCTGTCGATCACGTGTGGGCGGTGGGCGACGTCGCCGAGTCGTTCCACCTCATCACCGGGCGGCCGACCTGGGTGCCGCTGGGCTCGACCGCGAACAAGACGGGCCGCGTCGCCGGCGACGCGATCACCGGCGGGCGCCTGGAGCACCGTGGCATCCTCGGCACCTCGATCGTGCGGGTCTTCGACCTCGCCGTCGCCCAGACCGGGCTCACCCAGACCCAGGCCGAGGCGGCCGGGTACGACGTCGAGGTGCTGCACAACATCAAGCCCGACCGCCCCGAGTACCTCGGTGGGAAGTCCATGGTCATCAAGGCCGTCGCCGACCGAGCCACCGGCCGACTGCTCGGCGCGCAGGCCATCGGCCCCTCCGGCGTCGACAAGCGCATCGACGTCCTGGCCACCGCGATCACCTTCGGCGCCGACGTCGCCGACCTGTTCCACCTCGACCTGGCCTACTCCCCCACCTACGCCACCACCAAGGACCCGGTCCACTACACCGGCATGGCCCTGGACGGCGCGATCCACGGCCACGCCCCCCTCATGACGCCCGCCGACCTGGCGGCCCGCCGCGCCGCCGGCGAGAGGATCCAGGTCGTCGACGTGCGCTCGGCCAAGGACCGCGCCAAGTCCCGCGTCGCCGACTCCGTCCACATCCCGCTCGACCAACTGCGCGAACGCTCCGGCGAACTCGACCCGGCCCTGGTCACGGTCACCTACTGCAACAAGGGCGTCACCGGCAACGCCGGACAGAACGTGCTGCGCAACCTCGGCTTTGAGCGCGTCTACAACCTGTCCGGCGGCAACCAGAACTGGCAGGCATACACCAACGCCTGA
- a CDS encoding NtaA/DmoA family FMN-dependent monooxygenase (This protein belongs to a clade of FMN-dependent monooxygenases, within a broader family of flavin-dependent oxidoreductases, the luciferase-like monooxygenase (LMM) family, some of whose members use coenzyme F420 rather than FMN.) yields the protein MTFSTTYEPPFAFARRMSTLDHLTRGRVGWNIVTSYLPNAARNFGLDDQIPHDRRYQLADEYLHVLYKLWEGSWDDDAVVLDRASGAATEPSKVRYVNHVGPAHRVAGPHLVHPSPQRTPVLFQATGSPAGSAFAGRHAEVLFTGGRTTEQFQAVKRSVLDAAVAQGRGQDAVRFVVQAGVIVGRTQEEAEDKWRTYQQHASLDGILAHQGLPVDLTAFPRDLTVAQALARSGTSPDAVRLPLDRTVGEVLEQIRTGRQERFFVVGTPRVVADEIERWLDVDGIDGINLRQYHSFGTARDFAELVVPELRRRGRLPEAGAEPGTLRERVFGHPRLPAEHVGARYRGGAHLEAPYEPVPEAVPAGV from the coding sequence GTGACCTTCTCGACCACGTACGAGCCGCCGTTCGCATTCGCCCGGCGCATGTCGACACTCGACCACCTCACCCGCGGTCGCGTCGGCTGGAACATCGTCACGTCCTACCTACCCAACGCGGCCCGCAACTTCGGGCTCGACGACCAGATCCCGCATGACCGCCGCTACCAGCTCGCTGACGAGTACCTGCACGTGCTCTACAAGCTGTGGGAGGGATCCTGGGACGACGACGCGGTGGTGCTCGACCGGGCGAGCGGCGCCGCCACGGAGCCTTCCAAGGTGCGGTACGTCAACCATGTGGGCCCGGCCCACCGCGTCGCCGGCCCGCACCTGGTGCACCCCTCACCGCAGCGGACCCCGGTGCTCTTCCAAGCCACCGGCTCGCCTGCGGGTTCAGCGTTCGCGGGTCGGCACGCCGAGGTGCTGTTCACCGGGGGCCGGACGACTGAGCAGTTCCAGGCGGTCAAGCGCTCGGTCCTGGACGCCGCCGTCGCCCAAGGCCGCGGGCAGGACGCGGTCCGATTCGTTGTGCAGGCAGGAGTGATCGTGGGCCGCACGCAGGAGGAGGCCGAGGACAAGTGGCGCACCTACCAGCAGCACGCGAGCCTCGACGGGATCCTTGCCCACCAAGGCCTGCCGGTCGATCTCACGGCATTCCCGCGTGACCTCACCGTCGCGCAGGCGCTCGCGCGCAGCGGCACGAGCCCGGACGCGGTCCGCCTGCCGCTCGACCGCACGGTGGGCGAGGTGCTCGAGCAGATTCGCACCGGCCGTCAGGAGCGGTTCTTTGTGGTCGGCACCCCTCGGGTCGTGGCGGACGAGATCGAGCGCTGGCTTGACGTCGACGGGATCGACGGCATCAACCTGCGCCAGTATCACTCGTTCGGCACTGCCCGGGATTTCGCCGAGCTGGTGGTGCCCGAACTGCGCCGACGCGGGCGCCTCCCGGAGGCCGGGGCCGAGCCCGGCACGCTGCGCGAACGGGTCTTCGGCCATCCGCGTCTGCCTGCCGAGCACGTCGGGGCTCGCTACCGTGGTGGCGCCCACCTCGAGGCGCCGTACGAGCCGGTCCCCGAGGCCGTGCCCGCGGGCGTGTAG
- a CDS encoding helix-turn-helix domain-containing protein, which produces MARDILAANELAATGMSQRQFSQALGLSVATVNRYLNRDERGLSIAKARSIILGANLDGTDRSQMVNALATMRHWTQVSDRVGRGRFD; this is translated from the coding sequence ATGGCCAGAGACATCCTCGCTGCCAACGAGCTCGCGGCCACCGGCATGAGCCAGCGACAGTTCAGTCAGGCGCTCGGCCTCTCCGTCGCGACCGTGAACCGCTACCTGAACCGCGACGAGCGAGGCCTGTCGATCGCCAAGGCACGCAGCATCATCCTTGGTGCCAACCTCGACGGAACCGATCGCAGTCAGATGGTCAACGCGCTTGCCACGATGCGACACTGGACGCAGGTCAGCGACCGTGTCGGACGAGGCCGCTTTGACTGA
- a CDS encoding DUF2130 domain-containing protein translates to MTHEITCPHCKKAFTVDEAGYASIVAQVRSAEFQAEVHERLAAAESAAAADKDNALAVATAQAAAALQQAEAGSAARIAELKTALDAAAVREKQRLETAEAQAAATLRSQTADKDAQIARLKAELDAAETGKRLAVQETIAQKDARIAELTAAVNEAATKQSLAVVEAVSAAERERDALQAKLDAAAAEAALHATAARDAHAKEVALLNETIQMHKDFKARLSTKMLGETLEQHCEMSFEELRATAFQTATFGKDNDASSGSKGDYIFRDFADGVEFVSIMFEMKNEADTTATKKRNADFYRELDKDRREKGCEHAVLVSMLEPESDLFNRGIVDVSHEYEKMYVIRPQFFIPMITLLRNAAQDSIKVRTELERIQQQNVDITNFEESLKSFQDQFKKRVGNARSQYESAIKAIDNAIKDLEKIKEAMRLWSQHLDLADRGLDEVTIRKLTRGNPTMTARFAALALEADEPTG, encoded by the coding sequence ATGACGCATGAGATCACCTGCCCGCACTGCAAGAAGGCCTTCACCGTCGACGAGGCCGGTTACGCCAGCATCGTCGCGCAGGTCCGGAGCGCCGAGTTCCAGGCGGAAGTCCACGAGCGCCTCGCAGCGGCCGAGTCCGCGGCCGCGGCCGACAAGGACAACGCCCTCGCCGTCGCGACCGCGCAGGCCGCCGCCGCTTTGCAGCAGGCCGAGGCGGGCAGCGCGGCGCGCATCGCCGAGCTCAAGACGGCGCTCGACGCCGCAGCCGTGCGCGAGAAGCAGCGGCTCGAGACCGCCGAAGCGCAGGCTGCCGCGACCCTGCGCAGCCAGACGGCGGACAAGGACGCGCAGATCGCGCGGCTCAAGGCCGAGCTTGACGCAGCCGAGACGGGCAAGCGCCTCGCGGTTCAAGAGACGATCGCGCAGAAGGACGCCCGCATCGCCGAGCTGACCGCCGCCGTCAACGAGGCGGCCACGAAGCAGAGCCTCGCCGTCGTCGAGGCCGTCTCCGCTGCCGAGAGGGAACGCGACGCGCTGCAGGCGAAGCTGGACGCCGCCGCCGCCGAAGCGGCCCTTCATGCGACCGCTGCGCGCGACGCTCATGCCAAGGAGGTCGCGCTGCTCAACGAGACCATCCAGATGCACAAGGACTTCAAAGCTCGCCTCTCGACGAAGATGTTGGGCGAGACTCTTGAGCAGCACTGCGAGATGTCGTTCGAGGAGCTGCGCGCGACCGCGTTCCAGACCGCGACGTTCGGCAAGGACAACGACGCGTCGTCCGGGTCGAAGGGCGACTACATCTTCCGCGACTTCGCGGACGGCGTGGAGTTCGTCTCGATCATGTTCGAGATGAAGAACGAGGCCGACACGACGGCCACGAAGAAGCGCAACGCTGACTTCTACCGCGAGCTCGACAAGGATCGCCGCGAGAAGGGTTGCGAGCATGCCGTCCTCGTGTCGATGCTCGAGCCCGAGTCCGACCTGTTCAACCGCGGCATCGTCGACGTCTCGCACGAGTACGAGAAGATGTACGTGATCCGCCCGCAGTTCTTCATTCCGATGATCACCCTCCTGCGCAACGCGGCACAGGACTCCATCAAGGTGCGCACCGAACTGGAGCGCATCCAGCAGCAGAACGTCGACATCACGAACTTCGAGGAGTCGCTCAAGAGCTTTCAGGACCAGTTCAAGAAGCGGGTCGGCAACGCGCGCAGCCAGTACGAGTCAGCGATCAAGGCGATCGACAACGCCATCAAGGACCTCGAGAAGATCAAGGAGGCGATGCGCCTGTGGAGCCAGCACCTCGACCTCGCCGACCGCGGGCTCGACGAGGTCACGATTCGCAAGCTCACCCGCGGCAACCCGACGATGACGGCCCGCTTTGCGGCACTCGCCCTTGAGGCCGACGAACCGACCGGCTGA
- the istA gene encoding IS21 family transposase → MISVENWAEIRRLHRSEGVAIKEIARRLGIARNTVRAALASDRPPQYERAKTGSVVDAYEPAIRSLLLNAPRMSAPEIASRINWPHSMSPLKKRLTTLRPQYVGLDPSDRTEYEAGDIAQCDLWFPDYKIPVGPGQEEILPVLAMTLGFSKMTAAVMIPTRKGGDILAGMWNLIRGWGKAPRQLVWDREAAIGGRGKPTVEAASFAGTLGVSITLAPAVDPEFKGGIERRNKYFETSFLPGRTFTSPQDFNTQFAHWLETTANVRRMRVIRARPIDLFQQDLAAMVDLPPIAPMIGLTHRVRLGRDYYVRIDSNDYSVDPRAIGRFVDIRATADQVIVTCDGQVVADHTRSWARELTITDPEHREIAKALRHDLAERRKASRATRTHADGHVVAIRALPEYDALFGVDFDPRPDSGAGSTAEGTR, encoded by the coding sequence GTGATCAGCGTGGAGAACTGGGCGGAGATCCGCCGGTTGCACAGGTCGGAGGGCGTGGCGATCAAGGAGATCGCGCGCCGGCTCGGGATCGCACGCAACACGGTGCGCGCGGCGTTGGCCTCTGATCGTCCGCCGCAGTACGAGCGGGCCAAGACCGGGTCGGTCGTCGACGCGTACGAGCCGGCGATCCGGTCGCTGCTGCTGAATGCGCCGCGGATGAGTGCACCGGAGATCGCGTCGCGGATCAACTGGCCGCACTCGATGTCTCCGCTCAAGAAGCGGTTGACGACGTTGCGGCCGCAGTACGTCGGGTTGGATCCGTCGGACCGCACCGAGTACGAGGCCGGGGACATCGCCCAGTGCGACCTGTGGTTCCCGGACTACAAGATCCCCGTCGGCCCCGGCCAGGAGGAGATCCTGCCCGTGCTCGCGATGACGCTCGGGTTCTCGAAGATGACCGCCGCCGTGATGATCCCGACCCGCAAGGGCGGAGACATCCTGGCCGGGATGTGGAACCTGATCAGGGGGTGGGGCAAGGCTCCCCGGCAGCTGGTCTGGGACCGGGAGGCCGCGATCGGCGGGCGCGGCAAGCCGACCGTGGAGGCGGCCTCGTTCGCCGGGACCCTCGGGGTGAGCATCACGCTGGCCCCGGCGGTGGATCCGGAGTTCAAGGGCGGGATCGAGCGGCGCAACAAGTACTTCGAGACCTCGTTCCTGCCGGGGCGCACGTTCACCAGCCCGCAGGACTTCAACACCCAGTTCGCCCACTGGCTTGAGACCACAGCGAACGTGCGCCGCATGCGCGTGATCCGCGCCCGCCCCATCGACCTGTTCCAGCAGGACCTCGCCGCCATGGTCGACCTGCCGCCGATCGCGCCGATGATCGGGCTCACGCACCGGGTTCGGCTCGGGCGGGACTACTACGTGCGGATCGACTCCAACGACTACTCCGTGGACCCGCGCGCGATCGGCAGGTTCGTCGACATCCGCGCCACCGCCGACCAGGTGATCGTCACGTGTGACGGGCAGGTCGTGGCCGACCACACCCGCTCCTGGGCGCGCGAGCTGACGATCACCGACCCGGAGCACCGGGAGATCGCCAAGGCGCTGCGCCACGACCTCGCCGAACGCCGTAAGGCGTCCCGGGCGACCCGCACCCACGCCGACGGGCACGTCGTGGCGATCCGGGCGCTGCCCGAGTACGACGCCCTGTTCGGCGTGGACTTCGACCCCCGCCCCGACTCCGGGGCGGGTTCTACCGCTGAAGGGACGAGATGA
- the istB gene encoding IS21-like element helper ATPase IstB yields the protein MTTTTTTRPDGLASKLAYLTRVLKTPTISRTWETLADQAREANWSHEEYLAAVLERQVADREASGATMRIRTAHFPAIKTLEDFNLDHLPSLRKDVLAHLATATFVPKAGNVILLGPPGIGKTHLAVGLGIKAAQSGYSVLFDTATNWIDRLARAHHAGHLEAELKKIRRYKLIIVDEVGYIPFDTDAANLFFQLVASRYEQGSIMVTSNLPFGRWGEVFGDEVVAAAMIDRLVHHAEVLTLAGESYRTRARRELLAKDREK from the coding sequence ATGACCACCACCACGACCACGAGACCTGACGGGCTGGCCTCGAAGCTGGCCTACCTGACGAGGGTCCTGAAGACGCCCACGATCTCACGCACCTGGGAAACGCTGGCTGACCAGGCACGGGAGGCGAACTGGTCCCACGAGGAGTACCTCGCCGCGGTCCTCGAACGGCAAGTCGCCGACCGGGAAGCCTCCGGGGCGACCATGCGGATCCGCACCGCGCACTTCCCGGCGATCAAGACACTCGAGGACTTCAACCTCGACCACCTGCCGTCCTTGCGCAAGGACGTCCTCGCGCACCTGGCCACCGCGACGTTCGTGCCCAAGGCGGGGAACGTGATCCTGCTCGGCCCGCCCGGCATCGGGAAGACGCACCTCGCGGTGGGCCTGGGCATCAAGGCCGCCCAGTCTGGCTACTCGGTCCTGTTCGATACCGCGACGAACTGGATCGACCGCCTCGCCCGTGCCCACCACGCCGGGCACCTGGAGGCCGAGCTGAAGAAGATCCGCCGCTACAAGCTGATCATCGTCGACGAGGTCGGCTACATCCCGTTCGATACCGACGCGGCGAACCTGTTCTTCCAGCTCGTCGCCTCCCGCTACGAACAGGGCTCGATCATGGTCACCTCGAACCTGCCGTTCGGCCGGTGGGGCGAGGTCTTCGGCGACGAAGTCGTCGCCGCCGCCATGATCGATCGCCTCGTTCACCACGCCGAGGTCCTCACCCTCGCCGGCGAGTCCTACCGCACCCGAGCCCGCCGCGAACTCCTCGCCAAGGACCGCGAGAAATGA
- a CDS encoding recombinase RecB, translated as MNARLAQAPGAMVLTDVDGWDANRSATLAAMRAGAAVIVNGRLPDVGPRTGAPDVLVRIGIGYVPVDVKNHGTRSEAKTRSATASTLDAPAALRQVGGLSDAGTHRESDGIQLAHYTRMLQDLGLHAGDDHLVGGIIGNSDFTPEGGDPWLIRWYGLTDPVKDTYSASASTGRAKRSLLERYDHEFAFRLKVAREAADGRELVRPFRVDECGACVWASCCREVAGPEDASFAIEKGLPTAQQWRHLYDKHGITTLADLAALEPGVCVEWGSRDTQPGARAVGKLETLVRRARMTMAGVDFEPLGAWPQIPSADVEVDFDIEWDLDGRIYMWGLRVRDGQDDATAVFAPVVSYVPLDDDGAVELAREFAAVIDRIATDAESAGKSLQIYHWTNPERSRTSKYPEVHKALEGRTFDLEAWFRKAFLTRRGTSIKVVAPLFGFRWSVDDAGGLQSQVEIERARSADPAEAAAGRAWLHRYNQSDVAAQAAIRDGLRAARIGD; from the coding sequence GTGAACGCGAGGCTCGCGCAGGCGCCCGGCGCGATGGTCCTCACCGACGTCGACGGGTGGGACGCCAACCGTTCGGCGACGCTGGCTGCGATGCGCGCCGGTGCCGCTGTCATCGTCAATGGGCGCCTTCCTGACGTCGGACCGCGCACGGGGGCTCCTGACGTCCTTGTGCGCATCGGGATCGGGTACGTGCCCGTCGATGTGAAGAACCACGGCACGCGCAGCGAGGCCAAGACGCGTTCGGCGACGGCGTCGACGCTGGACGCCCCCGCGGCGCTGCGGCAGGTGGGTGGTCTGTCGGACGCGGGCACGCATCGCGAGAGCGACGGCATCCAGTTGGCGCACTACACGCGCATGCTTCAGGACCTCGGACTGCACGCGGGAGACGATCACCTGGTCGGCGGGATCATCGGGAACTCGGACTTCACGCCCGAGGGCGGCGACCCTTGGCTGATCCGTTGGTACGGCCTGACCGATCCGGTCAAGGACACCTACTCGGCGTCCGCGTCGACGGGTCGCGCGAAGCGGTCGCTGCTCGAGCGGTACGACCACGAGTTCGCGTTCCGGCTCAAGGTCGCTCGCGAGGCTGCTGATGGGCGGGAGTTGGTGCGCCCGTTCCGGGTCGATGAGTGCGGTGCCTGCGTGTGGGCCTCCTGCTGCCGCGAGGTCGCGGGGCCCGAGGACGCGTCGTTCGCAATCGAGAAGGGGCTGCCGACCGCGCAGCAGTGGCGGCACCTGTATGACAAGCACGGGATTACGACGCTGGCCGACCTGGCCGCGCTGGAGCCTGGTGTGTGCGTGGAGTGGGGTTCGCGCGACACCCAGCCAGGCGCCCGCGCCGTCGGCAAGCTTGAGACGCTCGTGCGCCGGGCGCGCATGACGATGGCCGGCGTCGACTTCGAGCCGCTCGGCGCCTGGCCACAGATCCCGTCCGCGGACGTGGAGGTCGACTTCGACATCGAGTGGGACCTTGACGGGCGCATCTATATGTGGGGTCTTCGCGTTCGTGACGGCCAGGACGACGCCACTGCGGTCTTCGCCCCAGTCGTCTCGTACGTCCCGCTCGACGACGACGGCGCGGTGGAGCTTGCGCGTGAGTTCGCAGCGGTGATCGACAGGATCGCGACGGACGCGGAGTCGGCCGGCAAGTCGCTGCAGATCTACCACTGGACCAACCCGGAGCGAAGCCGGACGTCGAAGTACCCCGAGGTCCACAAGGCGCTCGAGGGTCGCACGTTCGACCTCGAGGCGTGGTTCCGCAAAGCGTTCCTCACTAGGCGAGGCACGTCGATCAAGGTCGTCGCGCCGCTCTTCGGGTTTCGCTGGTCGGTCGACGACGCCGGGGGGCTGCAGTCGCAGGTCGAGATCGAGCGGGCGCGCAGCGCTGATCCGGCGGAGGCCGCCGCGGGCCGGGCTTGGCTGCACAGGTACAACCAGTCAGACGTCGCCGCGCAGGCGGCCATCCGCGACGGGCTACGGGCGGCCCGGATCGGCGACTGA
- a CDS encoding metal-sulfur cluster assembly factor — MTDEVVSAGVTTVADVEEALRDVIDPELGINVVDLGLVYGIHVDPNNHATIDMTLTSAACPLTDVIEDQSATALEGLVADFRVNWVWMPPWGPEKITDEGREQLRMLGFNV, encoded by the coding sequence ATGACCGACGAGGTGGTGTCGGCCGGTGTGACCACCGTGGCCGACGTCGAGGAGGCTCTCCGCGACGTCATCGACCCCGAGCTGGGGATCAATGTCGTCGACCTGGGGCTCGTGTACGGCATCCATGTCGACCCCAACAACCACGCGACGATCGACATGACCCTCACCTCGGCGGCGTGCCCGCTCACCGACGTGATCGAGGACCAGTCGGCGACCGCGCTCGAGGGGCTCGTGGCGGACTTCCGCGTCAACTGGGTGTGGATGCCGCCGTGGGGGCCCGAGAAGATCACCGACGAGGGGCGCGAGCAGCTGCGGATGCTGGGGTTCAACGTCTGA
- the sufU gene encoding Fe-S cluster assembly sulfur transfer protein SufU yields MSALDQMYQQVILDHAKHPHGRGLVDAPAGDRVGESHQVNPTCGDEVTLRVAVAAGDGGQVVDGVSWEGQGCSISQASVSVMTELVTGLTLEEVAEVDAVFHRLMASRGKGLDSAEDEDLLGDATAFTGTSQFPARIKCALLGWAALKDSLARSGALAQ; encoded by the coding sequence ATGAGCGCGCTCGATCAGATGTACCAGCAGGTGATCCTGGACCACGCCAAGCACCCGCACGGCCGCGGCCTCGTGGACGCGCCGGCGGGCGACCGGGTGGGGGAGTCCCACCAGGTCAACCCGACGTGCGGCGACGAGGTCACCCTGCGCGTCGCCGTCGCGGCGGGGGACGGCGGCCAGGTGGTCGACGGCGTGTCGTGGGAGGGCCAGGGGTGCTCGATCTCCCAGGCGTCGGTCTCGGTGATGACCGAGCTCGTCACGGGGCTCACACTGGAGGAGGTCGCCGAGGTCGACGCCGTCTTCCACCGGCTCATGGCCTCGCGCGGCAAGGGGCTCGACTCGGCGGAGGATGAGGATCTGCTCGGCGACGCGACCGCGTTCACCGGGACCTCGCAGTTCCCCGCCCGCATCAAGTGCGCGCTGCTCGGCTGGGCCGCGCTCAAAGACTCGCTGGCGCGCAGCGGCGCGCTGGCCCAGTAA